In Rosa chinensis cultivar Old Blush chromosome 1, RchiOBHm-V2, whole genome shotgun sequence, a genomic segment contains:
- the LOC112194449 gene encoding protein NRT1/ PTR FAMILY 7.2: protein MAGLDTFKDQQGYEEEKNQTMTETCTMDGAVDWNGRPAIRGRTGSWVAAILILLNQGLATLAFFGVGVNLVLFLTRVLGQDNAEAANNVSKWTGTVYMFSLLGAFLSDSYWGRYKTCAIFQVIFVIGLTLLSLTTYLFLLKPKGCGDEQSPCGDHSNFEFAMFYISIYLIALGNGGYQPNIATFGADQFDEDDLKEGHSKIAFFSYFYLALNLGSLFSNTILGYFEDKGLWTVGFWASTGSAGMALILFLCGTPRYRHFKPQGNPLSRLCHVLVAATRKWKVKMTSDGDDHLYEEHGKQCSENQSRKILHTRGIKFLDRAAIVTSEELNQIDRCSPNPWRLCTVTQVEEVKCVLRLLPIWLCTILYSVVFTQMASLFVEQGAVMKTTISKFHIPPASMSSFDILSVATFIFIYRRVLDPLIAKVRKKGLTELQRMGIGLVIAIMSMISAGVVECFRLKYARTNCAATGCESSSSLSIFWQVPQYVLVGASEVFMYVGQLEFFNSQAPDGLKSFGSALCMTSISLGNYVSSLLVTIVMKFSSRDDMSGWIPGNLNNGHLERFYFLLAALTTADLMVYIVCAKWYKYIKFEAKGGDDRNENIRQGELRV from the exons ATGGCCGGCTTAGATACTTTCAAAGACCAGCAG ggctatgaagaagaaaaaaaccaaaCGATGACAGAAACTTGTACAATGGATGGAGCCGTTGATTGGAATGGCCGCCCTGCAATCCGAGGGAGAACTGGTTCTTGGGTTGCTGCAATTCTCATATTAT TGAATCAAGGATTGGCAACATTGGCATTCTTTGGAGTAGGAGTGAACTTGGTATTGTTCTTGACAAGGGTACTGGGACAAGACAACGCTGAGGCTGCAAACAATGTCAGCAAATGGACCGGAACAGTTTACATGTTCTCTCTTCTTGGGGCTTTTCTTAGTGATTCTTACTGGGGGAGATACAAAACTTGTGCTATCTTTCAAGTTATTTTTGTCATT GGCTTGACATTGTTGTCACTAACAACGTACCTATTCCTGCTCAAGCCTAAAGGTTGCGGTGATGAGCAATCTCCATGTGGAGACCATTCGAATTTTGAATTCGCAATGTTTTACATCTCCATATATCTCATTGCACTAGGGAATGGCGGATACCAACCTAACATAGCTACATTTGGAGCGGACCAGTTTGATGAGGACGACCTCAAAGAAGGTCACTCGAAAATTGCCTTCTTCAGCTATTTCTACTTGGCTTTGAATCTTGGCTCCCTCTTCTCTAACACAATATTAGGGTATTTTGAGGATAAAGGACTATGGACTGTAGGGTTTTGGGCATCTACAGGCTCTGCTGGCATGGCAttgattttgtttctttgcGGAACTCCAAGGTATAGGCATTTTAAGCCTCAGGGCAATCCGCTTTCTAGGTTATGTCACGTACTGGTTGCTGCAACAAGAAAATGGAAGGTTAAGATGACGTCAGATGGAGATGACCATTTGTATGAGGAACATGGGAAACAATGCTCTGAAAATCAGAGTAGGAAAATACTTCACACCCGAGGAATCAA GTTCTTGGATAGGGCAGCAATCGTCACATCAGAGGAGTTGAACCAAATAGACAGATGTTCTCCAAATCCATGGCGGCTTTGCACAGTGACACAAGTAGAAGAAGTTAAATGCGTACTGAGATTACTTCCAATTTGGCTATGTACGATACTATACTCAGTTGTTTTCACACAAATGGCCTCCCTCTTTGTAGAACAAGGTGCTGTAAtgaaaaccaccatctccaagTTCCACATTCCCCCAGCGAGCATGTCAAGTTTCGACATTCTCAGCGTGGCAACTTTTATCTTCATTTACCGGCGAGTTCTCGACCCACTCATTGCCAAGGTAAGGAAAAAAGGACTCACTGAGCTTCAAAGAATGGGGATTGGTCTTGTCATTGCCATCATGTCTATGATCTCAGCAGGAGTTGTGGAGTGTTTTAGGTTAAAATATGCAAGAACAAATTGCGCCGCTACCGGTTGTGAGAGTTCAAGTTCGTTGAGCATATTTTGGCAAGTTCCTCAATATGTGCTCGTCGGAGCTTCCGAAGTGTTCATGTACGTGGGTCAGCTTGAATTCTTCAATAGTCAAGCACCTGATGGGTTAAAGAGCTTTGGTAGTGCACTATGCATGACTTCAATATCACTTGGAAACTATGTGAGTAGTTTACTGGTTACGATAGTGATGAAGTTTTCTAGTAGGGATGATATGAGTGGATGGATCCCTGGAAACCTTAACAACGGTCATCTGGAAAGGTTTTACTTTCTCTTAGCAGCTTTGACTACTGCTGATCTCATGGTCTATATAGTTTGTGCCAAGTGGTACAAGTATATCAAGTTTGAAGCAAAGGGAGGAGATGACCGCAATGAAAATATTAGGCAAGGTGAACTTAGAGTCTGA